The DNA sequence TCCTTGCAGGCCATGGATGCGCTTACGCGGTAGGCCAGGTCCGAACCGAGCGATTCCTTGAAGGAACCGCCCGTCAGCACGGCCTCGACGTCCACTACCGGATATCCCATGGCCATTCCGCTTTCCAGCGATTCCAGTACGCCCAGCTCGATGGCCGGAATGAAATTGCCGGGAATCATGGTTTCGTCTACCCTGCTCAAAAAACGGTTGCCTTCCCCCCTCGGCCTGGGGCGCAGGGTCAGGTGGACCTCACCGAAATGGCGCTGACCGGCCACCTCCTTGTCAAACACGGCTTCCCCTGTCGCCTCCCTCTCGATGGTCTCCCGGTATACCACCTGGGGTTTGCCGACATTGACGTGAGTCTTGAATTCCCGCAGCATACGGCTGATGATAATTTCCAGGTGGAGTTCCCCCATCCCCGACAAGATCGTCTGTCCGGTGTCCTCGTCTACCTTGACCTTCAGTGTGGGATCCTCGAGCATGAACTTGTTGAGAACTTCATCCAGCTTTTCCTGATCGGCGTGCGATTTCGGCTCCACGGCCACCGAGATAACGGGTTCGTAAAAATCGATCTTTTCCAGGAGCACGGGCCGCTTTTTCGAGCAAAGCGTTTCACCCGTTGCGGACTGTTTCAGCCCGACAACCCCGACGAGGCTTCCAGCCCCGGCGGTTTCGACACGCTCTTTTTTGTTGGCGTGCATACGCAGGATCCTGGATAGTTTCTCTTCGCTTTTGCGGCCGGGATTGTACACCGATTCTCCGGCTTTGATGCGGCCGCTGTAAATTCGTATGAAGGACAGTTTGCGGCCTTCCATCATGGCGACTTTGAAAATAATCGCCGCCAGTGGCTCATTCTCGCGGGGGGGGCATACCACTGTTTCCCCGCTTTCCGGATCCACTCCCTGGATCGGTGGAATGTCGACAGGGCTCGGCAGATAGTCCACGATGGCATCGATCAACGGTTGAACGCCCTTGTTTCTCAGCGCCGACCCGCACAGGACAGGAACCAGTTTCAGATCGATGGTGGCACGCCTGACGGCGGCCTTTACGTCCGATGTGTCGATCGGTTCTTCCGCCAGGTAAGCCTCCATGATACCATCATCCACCTCAGCCAGGGATTCCAGCAGCTTCTCCTTGTATTGTCCCGCCCGATCCTCGAGGTCCGGCGGGATGGGTTTTGTTTCGAAAGATTCCCCCAGGGATCCCTCGTCCCAAACGATCTGCTGCATCTCGATAAGGTCGATGATGCCCGCAAATGCATCTTCCGAACCTACCGGCAGCTGCAGGATGAGCGGGTTGGCGGCAAGACGCGATTTCATCATCTTCACGGCGTTGAAATAATCGGCACCGACCCTGTCCAGCTTGTTGACAAAGGCGATTTTGGGCACCTTGTATTTATCGGCCTGGCGCCAGACGGTTTCGGACTGCGGCTCCACACCGCCTACCGCACAAAACACACCCACCGCACCGTCCAGCACGCGCAGCGACCGCTCCACCTCGATGGTGAAATCCACATGACCGGGTGTGTCGATGATGTCGATTTCATGTCCCTTCCACTGACATGCGGTGACGGCGGAGGTGATGGTGATGCCGCGCTCCTGCTCGTCGATCATCCAGTCCATGACCGCCTCACCGTCATGGACCTCACCCATCTTGTGGGAACGCCCCGTGTAGTAAAGAATACGTTCGGTAACCGTGGTTTTACCCGCATCGATGTGAGCAATGATACCGATGTTGCGAATATTGCTTATTTTTGTCTTTGTACTCATCGAATCAGCAGCATATTGGCCGTGAAGGGATATCGAAGGTCGATATGCCCGGCCAGCGTCGTTGCCTCGTGACCGTCGATTAGAATTTTTACGGCAGCCACGTCCGGCATGTTTAAGATAAGTGAATTGACCAGCGAATAGATGGTCATCAATTCCGACCTGGCGCCTCCGGGATGGTTTTCTTTCGCCGCCGCGGAGAGGTCCACGTAGGCCGTACCGTTTTCCAACAGGTGGAACGCCCTCAGCGTGGTCCCCTCGGGAATGGTGCGCAACAGGGCTTTCCGGGGTCCTCGGATCAACGCGTCAACAATGGCACGGCCCAGCGTATTTGCATCGGCCGCCATGGGCATGCGCACCTCCTCGGCCGTCAGATACTCGTTCTCGAGATCGGCAAAATAGAGGTGAACGACGCTCTTTTCGCCGCGGGCCGGCTGTTCGTCGGCAATTTCCCTTGCGGCTTCCCCCTGGGGTTGCCCGTCATCACATGCCACACCGCAAAGCAGTACGAGAAGGCACAAGACCACGTGAAAAGGCGCCTTTATCCGTGGGAGAACCCTATGGTTGTCGACCGTTTTCATATCCATGTGTCGCTCAGGCCTTCTGCACAACCTTTTGGCGCTCATCTCCATGGCAGCCCGCAGGATGCATTGGTGGCCGTTCCTGAAAAAAAGGGCTATTTCCAAC is a window from the Deltaproteobacteria bacterium genome containing:
- the fusA gene encoding elongation factor G, giving the protein MSTKTKISNIRNIGIIAHIDAGKTTVTERILYYTGRSHKMGEVHDGEAVMDWMIDEQERGITITSAVTACQWKGHEIDIIDTPGHVDFTIEVERSLRVLDGAVGVFCAVGGVEPQSETVWRQADKYKVPKIAFVNKLDRVGADYFNAVKMMKSRLAANPLILQLPVGSEDAFAGIIDLIEMQQIVWDEGSLGESFETKPIPPDLEDRAGQYKEKLLESLAEVDDGIMEAYLAEEPIDTSDVKAAVRRATIDLKLVPVLCGSALRNKGVQPLIDAIVDYLPSPVDIPPIQGVDPESGETVVCPPRENEPLAAIIFKVAMMEGRKLSFIRIYSGRIKAGESVYNPGRKSEEKLSRILRMHANKKERVETAGAGSLVGVVGLKQSATGETLCSKKRPVLLEKIDFYEPVISVAVEPKSHADQEKLDEVLNKFMLEDPTLKVKVDEDTGQTILSGMGELHLEIIISRMLREFKTHVNVGKPQVVYRETIEREATGEAVFDKEVAGQRHFGEVHLTLRPRPRGEGNRFLSRVDETMIPGNFIPAIELGVLESLESGMAMGYPVVDVEAVLTGGSFKESLGSDLAYRVSASMACKEALSGGTPFLLDPIMEVEVFIPESFMGDVIGDLNARGGKIESIEPQTRMQVIKAVVPLARMFGYSTSLRSATQGRGTFTMKFSRFDRS
- a CDS encoding GerMN domain-containing protein — protein: MDMKTVDNHRVLPRIKAPFHVVLCLLVLLCGVACDDGQPQGEAAREIADEQPARGEKSVVHLYFADLENEYLTAEEVRMPMAADANTLGRAIVDALIRGPRKALLRTIPEGTTLRAFHLLENGTAYVDLSAAAKENHPGGARSELMTIYSLVNSLILNMPDVAAVKILIDGHEATTLAGHIDLRYPFTANMLLIR